AATAATCCCAGCAGTGACATTGACTGTCGtcaaatgcaaaactactgaaaaaacagtcagaaaagatgaggatgaAACAAATAACAAACCATTCAATAATCCCATATCTGCAGCTTGGTTTGACATTTCTCCTTcatttgtgtatttgtggtgctcgactggtcccaccacccctcaaggcacaaggacgacacacatcttctctgtcctggcacctagctggtggaatgaactcccccttgatgtccgaacagcggaaaccttggctatcatcaagcgacaactcaaaactttcctttttcagaaatacctgaagtagtactctgtattcttactcagctcttttccgtgtgtgtgtgtatgtgtacaaaaaaaaaaaaaattcttgcactttctcaacagtgttcggatagatggtattcatagcttgggtccttattgagctagtatcggggAAATTCATCACggcgtcttaaagcacttatgtaagtcgctctggctaagggcgtctgccaaatactgtaaatgtaaatgtgtaggaAGTAGCATAGCATTCTGAATGGACAAAGACGTTTACTATAAACTGTCATGCTGCATAATAACAACAGCGCTGTGACAACAGAAAAGCAAGCGGTACAAAGTGAGAATGGGTGATACCACTCATCTGATTTTCAATGTGGTTCGTGGGGgtaggattgggggggggggggtggatgtcTCTGCCTCGATTATTCCATTTCCCAGTCACTAGTGTCTGGACCCCTTTCTCCCTCCTTATGGATGGGAGTTGTTCATGTCCTGTATAGTTTCTAAAATAACATGCATTATGTCTACAGTGCTCTACAGTTCAGagggtattattttaaaaaagtatacAGTGAAATATCTTCAAACTCATGATAAAGTGATAGTTGTAGTGTGATAGTAGGTGTATCGTATGGTATTGAGCAGGGGTGCCCAATCCTGCTGCTGGAGAgctaccaccctgcagagcttaggtacagccccattttaacacacctgacacagataatcaggcccttcagttATATCTCAGTATTAGAGTCAGCTATGTTGAAGTTACGCTGGTTCTCATATTGGTAGTTCTTCAGGAGCAGGATTGGGCACCCCTGGTATTGAACATTCCAACAGACACATTGACTATGACAAGGAAAATTACTGTATATATGGCTTGAAACAATGTATTGTAAGTGTAATGGTTGGTGTATCAGATGGCACTGAGCTTTCTAACAGGTATATGACATTGGCAAGATAAATTGCTGTCAATACAGAAGAAAACTGTAAATTTTATATCTGTTGTGCATTATGTCTATTTAACATAGCACAGATCTTGTGAATAAGAAATACACTAATAAAAATCTACCTTCTGCCACGTCAGGAAGCCCACcagcagaagaaggaaaaagctTAAGTTAAGGCCTTTTTCCACAAAGTATGATTTTTAGCTCGTAAAGAGAGGCTGCACTGTTCAGTGCAACAGtggcacaaaacacacacaacagAGAACAAGCAATATGGAGAAACacagcagaaaaataaaaacgatGACCACGGCAGAATGTGCATCAGATGCAGGATAGTAATGCATAGGAAGCATGAACGCTGCCCTGCGCTCAAGTCCATGTGTGGCAGGTGCAGGAAGACAGGACACTGGGGACGGATGTGCAAAAGCGTATTGGTAAGTGAAGTCAAAGAGCATGGAGACGTGTGGTGAAGAAACGTAATTTCTTGGTATATCACTGAGTAATGAACGCTGGACTGTTCAGTTGAACATTGGTAGCACACAATGAGTGTGTCATTGGAGGGGGCACCCCTAGAAATTTTGGGCCCCACGAAGGTATATCATTgcacccccaacccagaccaatccagccATATGCAAAAGCTATAAACACTTACCCTCATCCCGAAACCCATATGACCCATTCAAAGCTTTAACAACTTTAACAAATTTTATTAACTTCACTTTTGTAGGTTGGTAAATACTTAATACTCAATGTcctacagcgccctccacaattattggcccccttgtaaagattgtaaaaagggttagaaaaaatctacctttcagtgaagtagcttcatctcacactgaaaaaattttgaaaaatccaacctttctctgaaataaatttattcaaagaaaaaacaaatccttcattaagaaataattatttttaacaaaaacacatgtgccacaattattggcacccctgctttAAATACTTTGTACAACCTACCTTTGCCaatataacagcactgagtcttctcctataacattttataaggttggagaatacagagcagggcatctgagaccattcctctttacagaatctctccagatcatccagggtcctcggccctctcttgtgctctctcctcttcagctcagcccacaggttttcaatggggttcaggtcaggggactgagatgaccatggcagaagcttgattctgagATCAGCTAACCattttgtgttgatttggacatgtgtTTAGGATCACTGTCCTGCTTGAAGAACCGAACTGAATGGCCCAGTTTTAGTTCCCTGGTACAGGCAGCAAAAAAATTGATTttgactccccgagggacacagtcgaatgccttctccaagtccacaaaacacatgtagactggttgggcaaactcccatgagccctccaaaaccctactgagagtatagagctggtccactgttccacggccagagcgaaaaccacactgctcctcctgaatccgaggttcgacaatccggaggaccctcctctccatgacccccgaatagaccttaccagggaggctggtATTAAATCATCTCCAACTGCTAATTTTTCATGAGCtgtattttttcttttaagGGTAATATTGTCCTTCAATctctatacctgcttgtcctgtgcagggttgtgggggtccagagccaatcccaggaGGTACAaggtagggaataacccaggacagggtaccaacccatctcaggacacacatacaccattcacaccaAGGGAAAATTGACCAAGGTTTACAGTACATTGCATGTAAATGAATTTTACCGATAGTTTAAAGAAACATACCTCTTAATCTTTCCAGTGATGTTCTAGCGAATTTAGAGAGGTCATCTGCAATTACGAATATTAGCATAAAAACACAATGAATTATGTATTCATTTACTAAATCCAATTAAAATGGAGCATATCTGAAAACAATGTCTATTGTAAATATAAAAGTTCCTTGTATTGCTTTGATAAATTAATTGAGTTTTAAGTATTAGGATGAATTTACTTACCACGTTTTATGtacattaaaatgaagcaaaGAATTATTATCATCAAAATAAGAataagaataagaatggtgaaaCCCTTTGTGGGGCAGGACTTAGCTGGAACAAAAGAGGAAACAACTTCAATTAAACATCAATTTATCCAAAAGCAGTTTcaaaaatgtactgtatacaGGTAGCTACAACTTCAGTcaaataaaaatacagaaacaGCCCAATGTTTCAGACACATTCCCCCAGGTACACACAGCCTCAAAGCCAGCAtctttaaaaacacacacacacacaaaaatactCTGACTGCTGTGGTGCAGTGACTGCAATATGGATTACAGGCTAGAGCAACGGAGCTGAATGAGCCAAATGAAGCAGTAAAACCTGCCTAAGCTGACTAACTTGTGGTGCTTAGAAAATAAGGACCTGGGTAACACAGCTGAGGAAACCTAAGGAACCAGAGGAATACTGCTATTTATGGCCAACACTGTAAATAATTTTACCTGAAATGTCCTCCTTTCTTGAACATCCTGTTGTCACTGTGGAAGCAGCAGTGCTCACAATGTCACTGGCAGTACAGGTGATGTTCACGTCCTGTGTGGCACTGCACCATGCTTCTGCCTCCCGTCCCATGATAACATAGGGCAGCTGTCTGATTATGCAGCCATGAGGTAAGGCTTCTGAGCTCCAGGTAATGGTGACCTTCCTGTCACTGCTCACTGAACACGTCAGGAAGATGTTACACAGGCCATGCTGTTCTGTGCTGTTGATTACAGTTATTTTGGGTTCTGGAAGCCCCTCTGTGAGAAATACAACAGTAGCAATATTAAGTAGGAGTAGCAATGGTAGGAACATCAGTGTGCCATGTGCATGTCTATCCATTCATGCATCCAccttctgtaaccgcttgttcTGTACTGGTGgtctttatatttttttaattgccaGTCCATGTCATTTGAGCTGGATAATTATGAAGCTAAATGAATCGGAAGCTGCAAATAAGTATCTAACTTAAGTCTTGTGTGACTTTGGCATTAGTTTGGGCTACACTGCTGCCCATGTACAAGGTACACAACAAAAATGGATCGGCAACTGCACTGCAAAACCAGAGCAGTGCCTGAGACTCGCTGAGTCTTAACCCTGCCCACTGCACCAGtccaattaataaatatttacaagGTATGAACTTGAAAATGAAAAAGCAAAGTAGGAAACCAAAAGTcaaattgaaaaataaaaagacaAAAGAGATATTATAAAgacaaaaagttttttttaatttcattttatcttCATTTTTGCAGGATCTCTGCACATAGACTTGGAAGCTAAATGGCAAAGTTGAGattgcattttcattttatcattatcattttcatttcattatttGTAGGAAATACCTCCCATAGGCTAATGGTCTATACTGTATAGATATTATTGGAAACATAATGTTGGTTTTTACAATATTCGGCTGGTGGTTTTCAATGTTACCCTTGAAATGTAACTATAATGACATTTCAGAAAACCACACAGCTGCTTAAAACAAATCATTTGTGAAAGCATGATGACTTACTGGAAAACAGAAGTGGATTTTAACTAACATTTTGCCAATTTACTGGTATGCTTCAGGGTGAATAAAACACACTCTGTATACTTACTATGTTGTAGGTCACCAACTAATGCATGTAGAgtatatatattgtttatattgatggtaaaaatgactgaaacacattgtaataaaaaccagttaCATTACAATTATAGTCGCAATTGTAATTTTTAACGTATTGTCTGAAATTGTGTTTTGTTCTATAATTTAGAGCCCCTATAATTTACCACTGTTCGCCTGTTTTCTGTTCACTTACcttgtacagagaggaagaCTTCATTATTCCAACGGTGATCTTCTGTAGTCCTTACATGGACTGTATATGTGCCACTATCCTCCCTGTGCAGGTCCATGATCTCTAAATCCCCAGTTCTTATGTTGAGCTTTAAACGTTTGCTCTGTTGGCGAAAGTACTCTGGTTGGTCTCCATAAAACACTGCAATGTAGCTGTCATTGTTGAAAATTGACCATTCAATTGTGGAAAGATTCCAAGCCTTATTCGCTCTAGATAGTAAGGTGACGGATTTCCCCAACAATCCTGTCTGTTCAAGGTTTTCATTTTCATACCctgaaaagaaaagcaaaatgtTGAGAACACTATTGTCCTCTGTTTTTTGGTACAAAAGAGCCATGAACATGTAACTTTTTACATAAAAGTAATGCGTCATTCTGTATGACTTGTGGTATATCGTCATAACTGCATGATGCACAAAATGTCAGCCATTGCCTGAACTTACAGTATGATTCAGATATTTTATATGAATGTGCGTTGCATACAAGATTTTCATAGTCATACAATTACAAATAAAGGTTTGTGCATGAAAAAATTTATTGGATTCAGTTTGTATGGGTTTTTTGTCATCTATCAGCCAATATGTTCAATTTGTAAAAAACAATATGCCTAAAatacaatatcatttttaagtgACACAGCTCTCTTCCTTTTTTCACACTTTACCCGTTTACCCTTAATAGTGTGAATAGGTAATAAATATCCAGATGATGGTATAATGTGAACAGCAAATGAATTAACTCATAATCCATGATGAAATAAAAACTTTATGCAAAacattctcttttttttaatcaataatCAACTTCTATCGTTCTACCATTTCTCAAGGACTGCGTACCAGGTTCATAAATTAAGACAGGAAGTTCAAACTCTGACAAACACAGAGAGGCATAAATTGCCTTTTTAATAAAGCCTGTAACAGATTTCATGCTCCATAGTCAATGGCTCTCTGTGCTCACCCACAAGGACACATAACCAAATGAGATCTTACCAGAAAACAGCATGAACAGGATGATACACGAGACAGTAATTTTTCTGTACATGGCTGAAGTCTACTTCCATATATTGTACCATATAGTCATTCAGAAAAAACAGGAACTcattgggtgtttctcaatacctaGAATCCAGAGATAGTGTTTGTGGTCTCGGCAAGACCAGCCCTGCTAACTTGTcttccaagaatgaacttggggtACAATGAATTATAGGATTTGTCTCATTCAGTGAGGATGCAACATCCTTGACATTTGGGGATGTGTactgtcctctgtacttctgttcttgagtattggaatTGGTCTTCGGCAGTGGAAGATGTAAAATGGGTACAGTCACAATTTTCCAGCAATACACTAGCAAAACTGGGTTTGGCAGTATGTTCTCACATAAGAGAAATATATAAAGTAAGACTAAACCCACCAAAGTGGAGGATCTTATCACCTGTTGGAACAAAGGAATTCCCACGTTCCTCTTAAAGCAATTCGATTGGCTGAGGGTCTGCGAATTGATAATATCAGCAATTCCCCAGGACACACACATAAGATCAAAACAGTCCCTAAAATAATCAGTCACAATATTTGGTCAGGAAATTTAGTGTTCAAAGACATTCCATCACTTGGTTTGGAATACTTAAGGAAGAGCTCCAGAGTAGCAAGGGGagacactctgtaatcagagctcccacacagTGCTGCGTAAATCTACATCTGGAAGCAGATATTTTCCGCAGTTACTCTGTGCCCAGTCAGCTGAGGCATGTAATTGTTTCATTTTTGTATTGTTTCTGAGTTGATGGTATAGTTTAGGAGTTTGAGTGAGTGTCATCTTGGTACTTGTCCAAACCTACTACTAATTCCTCCCCTACCTCTTTGGACAGCGCTTCCAGCTGTGCACTGATCATGTGTCCCGTACCTTGGTGCTAAGCTTCCAAATCGCCAAGAGACAGCTGCTACACTGACTGGAGGCCCTCCAGGGGTACAACTTTGAGGGCCAGTACCAGCTGGGCAAGCTCCACAGGAAAGCAGATGCTCTCTCTCATCTCTCCAGCAAGGTATACAATTGCTGTCATTGCCGCTGTGCAAAAGAGCCCAGCCAGGTGTCAGCTGAAGTAACAGGGATGCAGCAGAACATCAATGGTGAGGGATGGGGGTTTGTAGTGGGAGAAATTCTCTGTTCTTGACATGGAGAATAAGACTCTTTACTCAAGTGGGGGACTTTTGAGAAGGATGACAGGCTGTTGTACCAGTGCTGGCAGGATGGTGATCCACATCCGCGGCAGAAGTTGGGAACTCTGGAGTGGCAAAGACATTGGGAAAACTGTGTGCCGCTTCTATTAGTCTGGCTGCAATCAGGACACAGAACACTTTGTGCACTGCTGAGACAGATGCACTATCTAGCAGGATCTGAGCTGTCATTCCCAAGCTCCGCTGCAGCCATACCAGGAAGGGAGAAGGTTGGAGTGGACATCCTTTCTCCCTTTCCCTGTAGTGATGTCAAGAACTGCTACCTGCTAGTGGTCATGGATTATTTCACCAAGTTTCACCAGGTATACCTGGGTCCTGGTCAAAGTACCACAGCTGTGAAGCTCGTTAAGGGATTGTTCTACAGCATCGGTGTGCTGGAAGATCTGTTTAGTCACCAGGGTGGAAACTTCAAGATGCAGGTATTTGGTGAGGTCTGTGAGTGGCTGGGCATCGTGAAAACCTGCAGCACACCCTGAAAATGATGGACTGGTTGAGTGGTTTAATCACACACATAGTTCATCATGCTGGTGTAAGGAAAAGTagtaaaaatgccccaaggttcttggttgataaTTTGAATatagacaatgttaggaatttatgatcatgggggaagccagggagagaatggggcttCAGTtagcaccactagggtgataaggaaggcaattgaattacaatgatcataaaattcTCAACCCTGTCcagtcccgtccctgtctcaggatcctcacacgccagggggtcactctttatatgtaaattcactcacaacacctacacctGGTAGGGAGGGCCTtttggggtataaaggggggtgaagaactgtccttaatttgtatctgagctgcctttcagtacccggtgtgtgtCTACACTGTGTTACATTACAGtatattatttttactgttcaataaaccaccattttgctgaaactgctgaGACTGCAAGTGGACTCCCTACATTGGTCAATCAACATCAGTGCGATTGGGAGCAGCACCTGCCTCTGGTCCTGTGGGCATGCTAGGTGGCAGTACAGGAGAGCATTTAGTGCAAGCTGGCCATGCTGATGTTCATTCAGCAGCTGTGCACAACATTGACATTAGTGTTCAGAGCCGCAGGTACTGAAAGAAGCAGATATGGAATATCTGTGGTGCTACTGGGGACATCTGAGGGACATGCACAAGCTGAGTCAGCAGCACCAAGGCACAGTGACTGCTTGACAGAAGCCCACCTACAATGTGCGCACAGGGGTAACTGGCACTGCACCACCCTATACACCccaactgaccccccccccccccccacagcagtTAAGGATGAGGATTCACCAGGAAAGGAAGGTACATAGGGGACTCTGGGGACCGCGACACATCGACTACAGTGACAATTCCGACCTTTTTTGCTGTTGTGAGACTTTGAATTGGACTTGGGGGTGGCCCCTGGCCCCTGATCACACAATGTGATGCTGAAGGGCCACTCAGTGAGGACTAATGACATGCCTTGCACTATGTACTCTATAATTTAATGTCCGTACCTGTGTATTTACGTTGTGCATAGTAAGTGTTACATCATTTAATGTTTTACTGTGGAGTACACAAATTTTTGGTAACGAgtattagtgtgctgtgtaaaTTGTTGGCTTCCTCCCCATTAGAAATAGTGATTACTCCATTATTAAGCCCTGTAGGTAATTAGAACTATTGTAGGGTCTGAATATTATACAGTATAAGATATTTTATGCTACCAGTATATACAGTCATATCTCACAGTCACTCTGGGCTGCACGCTATTACACTGGATCATGATTTGTGTGTTGCAAAGAGTTCATCCTTCAACAGTTTCCATCAGCAAGTCACAGGAAGTGATACCAGATGTGTGGGTCAGCCACAGAGTCTGTTCAGGGGTCTGCTGCAGACACGCCATTCGTGCTGCAGATCTTGGTAATTTTATAGGGGGGCTGAGGTGAATCATGCTCCTGAGACCTGGCTCTGCTAACACTTACAGCGAAACCACAAGCTCACACAGTAACTTCCGTTACAAAACTTTTAGGCATTGCTATGGACATGGCATGTTACCAGTCACTGTCCAATTAAAAATGTTAGCTTGTCATGTTGTGCAATTTCCTTCTGCCTTAAGATTATTTCGATTTGTCTCCTCTTTGTGCTGCATCTTTTAGCATTAGGCACCTAGGTTAAGTTTTTGAAAGCTAAATATTTttcacattataatgtaatatttCCATTTCTCCTATAACAATGGAAATCATGAACCTAATGCTACATGCTATTGTAAAAAAAACCCTCCCTTCTATTTTTACTGTCACACTCTTTAAAAGCTACAAGCTATATCCAAGAAACAGACATAGAAAAAAATCTTTTATTGAACTGAAGATTTCCATTAAGAAATATGTATTAGAAAATCAAAAAATAAGAACGGAGAAACACAAGTACTTTTcagtttgtatttattgatcAGTATTTTTAAGCTTTCAGCTAACAGACAAGGAAGTAGCTTTTTTTGTACTGATCACTAGATACCACGGCTTACAGTATAGTGCAGGAAACAGTCCTTTGTAGTGATATGCAGTAATGCTCGTCTTAACAAGACTGCTACTCATTTCTGGtaagttttaaaatgct
The sequence above is a segment of the Brienomyrus brachyistius isolate T26 chromosome 12, BBRACH_0.4, whole genome shotgun sequence genome. Coding sequences within it:
- the si:cabz01074946.1 gene encoding SLAM family member 9 isoform X3; this translates as MYRKITVSCIILFMLFSGYENENLEQTGLLGKSVTLLSRANKAWNLSTIEWSIFNNDSYIAVFYGDQPEYFRQQSKRLKLNIRTGDLEIMDLHREDSGTYTVHVRTTEDHRWNNEVFLSVQEGLPEPKITVINSTEQHGLCNIFLTCSVSSDRKVTITWSSEALPHGCIIRQLPYVIMGREAEAWCSATQDVNITCTASDIVSTAASTVTTGCSRKEDISAKSCPTKGFTILILILILMIIILCFILMYIKRDDLSKFARTSLERLRERRYRECKNANKNNNMPDPGSTDPKSQSVQMSGGQCSTDPITTD